Proteins from one Ovis aries strain OAR_USU_Benz2616 breed Rambouillet chromosome 12, ARS-UI_Ramb_v3.0, whole genome shotgun sequence genomic window:
- the LOC101111382 gene encoding receptor-type tyrosine-protein phosphatase V-like isoform X3 — protein sequence MRLPVLSVVFLWLPGFLAKVRWALGPRRAGGCSLWCSGLPLPRGPRLICTKLGRGSSCPAPQDTGQLPRLGASAPRCPACCPRPRLWWGTDKWTAFPLPLSPTLIPPPQEGECQPPEEGPGGASGGPPLRVTVSSQGRSARLTLNWDAPGPGGPGRTLRLSRLSPRGSPEGQLLQAHTNASSFEFRDLVPGSRYQLEVTAVRPCGQNASLSLTALTAPSTVQDLQLHSSESPSSLEASWGSAPGGQDGYQLVLCHLESQTVVRNVSTSAGTLSYNFSHLLPGSEYVLEITTWAAHLQAKTSTRQWTAPVPPEQLALRALGTRALRASWYSSGGAAWLHLLLTDLLSGSNLTAGVTRGVSSHTFPCLSPGTPYTLTVSAIAGPHWAVGPSATEWTRPSTPLDLGLAPQPPGLGASWKAGPGAREGYLLRLSGPVDETLSLGPGALNVTFLGPLPSGHYALELRVLAGPYEARAQAAAWLGDAVAQRLQGSDPKLPLDGPEASKEPGSQTLPYTEGAPCLLRNVSGPPGAALVTLHRPGMLVGAGKQVDAVSPLGTATASPAGHTGAPTPQSLEVTGRDSPSTLTVGWAPAAGPLEGYRVSWHQEGGQGFPGGLVNLGPDNASLTLRDLVPGSCYTVSVWTRAGNLSSSIQRARACTLPAPPTSLSLGLAARPPALRAFWSPPVGGRDGFLLRLYRLRPPALEGQETLGPEAQAFSWARLAPGTEFLVWLATLRGPDKSSSANATGWTRPLAPALVNVTSEGATGLRAFWVHALGGRDGYRVTLYRSGVRVHSSRVGAQVDGASFSALTPGTEYEVEVVTQAGPLRAVAASATGWTPPVAPAELLVSMRAGSAVVSLAWASGPLGHGACHAQLSGAGLLSREQPLALGQARLVLRDLTPGCNLSLTVQCRAGPLQASTHPVLLPVEPDPVEDVQCQPETTRLALVWTVPAGDVDTCLVVAEQLAAGGAAQLVFRANTSRGALLLARLAPATSYRLSFSVLGRNGLWSRAVSLVCATVPEAWHPPELAASPQLEPETGMGVLIAQGMFGEEDGQIQWYGVIASTNMSLARPPREAISCTWYDHHYGGRDTYLAVLLSSPFHPGPWTRPASWLVPVGTDDCGRTHDICNGRLRPGSRYRFSVVAFSRHSPDTVIAFSAFSEPRTSPSWAVPLPVTAGTVASVLAPVLLGLLCWRRVKGQRAEKSLPSQELTAYNLWRTHRPIPAHSFQQSFEAKSAHAYQAFFQEFEELKEVGKEQPRLEAEHPANSAKNRYPHVLPYDHSRVRLALLDGKPHSDYINASFIPGYSHPQEFIATQGPLKKTLADFWRLVWEQQVQVIVMLTVGMENGRVLCEHYWPADSSPVTHGPVTVRLLAEQRQDEWTAREFQLHHAAQRWPRTVKQLQFTTWPDHSVPEAPSSLLAFVELVREQARAATGTGPLLVHCSAGVGRSGTFVALWRLLRQLEEEQVVDVFHVVHALRLHRPLMIQTPSQYIFLHRCLLSRVLEGPPRTCAAEVAETHRGHWAAPGTPHVAGAPCRPQPIPVRNFARVCAERAADGNAGFLREHQLLLQALKDEAGSGMPPPRSEQIGTASNGRCQEWSPSVESGPAGEMLEAWLFPGGPSGRDHVVLTGPAGPAELWELVWEHGACVLVSLCPPDPQEKELWPTETQPVVTDAVTARWVADGSAAGWPCVSLHVTHKASGKERPVRRLQFPCGQPGQALPPETLLPFLAAVDQCCSRDARQPGTLLSHCSKGASPLGTFLALEQLLQQAGAEGSVDIFTVVLQQSQACSLMTPTLEQYAHLYSCLNSVLADRLP from the exons ATGAGGCTCCCAGTCCTGTCTGTGGTATTCCTCTGGCTCCCAGGCTTCTTGGCCAAGGTGAGGTGGGCACTGGGGCCGCGGCGggctgggggctgctctctgtggTGCTCAGGCCTCCCGCTGCCCCGAGGGCCCCGGCTGATCTGCACGAAGTTGGGCAGAGGCAGCTCCTGCCCAGCCCCACAAGACACAGGGCAGCTGCCCCGGCTGGGGGCCTCCGCACCGAGGTGTCCTGCCTGCTGCCCTAGGCCACGCCTGTGGTGGGGGACAGACAAGTGGACAGCCTTtcctctgcccctctcccccaccctcatACCCCCTCCTCAGGAAGGCGAGTGCCAGCCCCCGGAAGAGGGTCCTGGTGGGGCAAGTGGAG GACCGCCTCTGAGGGTGACGGTCAGCAGCCAGGGCAGGTCCGCCAGGCTCACGCTGAACTGGGATGCCCCGGGGCCGGGCGGGCCCGGCCGCACCCTGCGCCTCAGCCGGCTGAGCCCCCGTGGCTCCCCTGAAGGGCAGCTGCTCCAGGCCCACACCAACGCGTCCAGCTTCGAATTCCGGGACCTGGTGCCAGGAAGTCGCTACCAGCTGGAGGTGACGGCCGTGCGCCCCTGCGGGCAGAACGCCAGCCTCAGCCTCACTGCGCTCACAG CCCCGTCCACCGTCCAGGACCTGCAGCTCCACAGCTCTGAGAGCCCATCCAGCCTGGAGGCCTCATGGGGCTctgctcctggagggcaggatgGCTACCAGCTTGTCCTCTGCCACCTGGAGTCCCAGACAGTGGTTCGCAACGTCTCCACGTCCGCCGGCACCCTGTCCTATAACTTTAGCCACCTCTTACCAGGCAGTGAGTATGTCTTGGAGATtaccacctgggcagcccaccTCCAGGCGAAGACCAGCACCCGCCAGTGGACAG CACCTGTGCCTCCAGAGCAGCTGGCGCTGCGCGCCCTGGGCACCAGGGCCCTGCGGGCCTCCTGGTACAGCTCTGGGGGGGCCGCCTGGCTGCACCTCCTGCTCACGGACCTCCTCAGTGGCTCCAACCTGACGGCGGGCGTCACACGAGGTGTCTCCAGTCACACCTTCCCGTGCCTCTCTCCTGGAACGCCCTACACGCTGACAGTTAGCGCTATCGCTGGGCCCCATTGGGCAGTGGGGCCCAGCGCCACCGAGTGGACCC GTCCCTCCACGCCCCTGGACCTGGGGCTcgctccccagcccccagggctcGGGGCCAGCTGGAAGGCAGGCCCGGGGGCCCGAGAGGGCTACCTGCTCAGGCTGAGCGGGCCCGTGGACGAGACCCTAAGTTTGGGTCCTGGGGCCCTCAATGTCACGTTCCTGGGGCCCCTGCCATCCGGACACTATGCTCTGGAGCTGAGAGTTCTGGCGGGGCCCTACGAGGCCCGGGCCCAGGCCGCTGCCTGGCTGGGTG ATGCTGTAGCCCAGCGCCTGCAGGGCAGCGATCCCAAGCTGCCCCTAGATGGGCCGGAGGCCAGCAAGGAGCCTGGGAGCCAGACACTGCCCTACACCGAGGGGGccccctgcctcctcagaaacgTCTCGGGGCCGCCTGGGGCTGCCCTGGTCACACTCCACAGGCCTGGGATGCTGGTGGGTGCTGGGAAACAGGTGGATGCTGTTTCCCCTCTGGGCACTGCCACCGCAAGCCCCGCAGGCCACACAG GGGCCCCCACGCCACAGTCACTGGAGGTCACCGGCAGGGACAGCCCTTCCACCTTGACCGTCGGCTGGGCCCCGGCAGCGGGGCCGCTGGAAGGCTACAGGGTCAGCTGGCACCAGGAGGGCGGCCAGGGCTTCCCGGGCGGTCTTGTCAACTTGGGCCCAGACAACGCCAGCCTGACGCTGCGGGATCTCGTGCCTGGCTCCTGCTACACCGTGTCTGTGTGGACTCGGGCGGGGAACCTCAGCTCCAGCATCCAAAGGGCTCGCGCCTGCACAC TCCCTGCACCGCCCACCAGCCTGAGCCTGGGCCTGGCTGCCCGGCCCCCTGCCCTGAGGGCATTCTGGAGCCCCCCTGTGGGGGGCAGGGACGGCTTCCTCCTGCGGCTGTACCGCCTGCGGCCCCCGGCTCTGGAGGGCCAGGAGACCCTGGGCCCTGAGGCGCAGGCCTTCTCCTGGGCCCGGCTGGCTCCGGGCACCGAGTTCCTGGTGTGGCTGGCCACCCTGCGGGGCCCCGACAAGAGCAGCAGTGCCAATGCCACAGGCTGGACAC GCCCCCTCGCCCCTGCCCTGGTGAACGTGACCAGTGAAGGCGCCACCGGGCTCCGGGCATTCTGGGTCCACGCGCTGGGGGGCCGGGACGGCTACCGGGTGACCCTGTACCGGTCAGGCGTCCGGGTGCACTCCAGCCGCGTCGGGGCCCAGGTGGACGGCGCCAGCTTCTCGGCTCTGACTCCGGGCACTGAGTACGAGGTGGAGGTGGTCACGCAGGCCGGGCCCCTCCGTGCGGTGGCGGCCAGTGCCACCGGCTGGACCC CCCCAGTGGCGCCCGCGGAGCTGCTGGTGTCCATGCGGGCGGGCAGTGCCGTGGTCAGCCTGGCCTGGGCCAGCGGCCCCCTGGGGCACGGAGCCTGCCACGCGCAGCTCTCAGGGGCTGGGCTCCTGTCCCGGGAGCAGCCCCTGGCCCTGGGCCAAGCCCGCCTGGTCCTGAGGGACCTCACGCCTGGATGCAACCTGTCCTTGACCGTGCAGTGCCGGGCGGGCCCCCTCCAGGCCTCCACACACCCTGTGCTGCTGCCTGTGG AGCCTGACCCGGTGGAGGACGTACAGTGCCAGCCTGAGACCACGCGCCTGGCCCTGGTCTGGACGGTGCCTGCGGGGGACGTGGACACCTGTCTGGTTGTGGCTGAGCAGCTGGCGGCGGGAGGGGCCGCCCAGCTCGTCTTCCGGGCCAACACCTCCAGGGGTGCCCTCCTCCTGGCCCGCCTGGCGCCCGCCACGTCCTACCGCCTCAGCTTCTCAGTGTTGGGCAGGAATGGCCTGTGGAGCCGGGCGGTCAGCCTGGTGTGCGCCACTGTGCCCGAGG CCTGGCATCCCCCGGAGCTGGCCGCATCCCCCCAGCTGGAGCCCGAGACGGGGATGGGTGTGCTGATCGCCCAGGGGATGTTCGGCGAGGAGGACGGGCAGATCCAGTGGTACGGGGTCATCGCCAGCACCAACATGTCGC TGGCCCGGCCTCCCCGCGAAGCCATCAGCTGCACGTGGTATGATCACCACTACGGGGGCCGCGACACCTACCTGGCCGTCCTGCTCTCCAGCCCCTTCCACCCCGGGCCCTGGACCAGGCCCGCATCCTGGCTGGTGCCCGTGGGCACAGACGACTGCGGCCGGACCCACGACATATGTAACGGGCGGCTCAGGCCGGGTTCCCGGTATCG GTTCAGCGTCGTGGCCTTTTCCAGGCACAGCCCTGACACCGTCATCGCCTTCTCGGCGTTTTCAG AGCCCCGGACCAGCCCGTCCTGGGCGGTGCCCCTCCCGGTGACAGCGGGCACTGTGGCCAGCGTGCTCGCCCCGGTCTTGCTGGGCCTGCTGTGCTGGAGGCGCGTGAAGGGGCAAAG GGCGGAGAAGAGCCTGCCCTCCCAGGAGCTGACGGCTTACAACCTGTG GCGGACCCACCGGCCCATCCCCGCGCACAGCTTCCAGCAGAGCTTTGAGGCCAAGAGTGCCCACGCCTACCAGGCCTTCTTTCAGGAGTTTGAG GAGTTGAAGGAGGTGGGCAAGGAGCAGCCGAGGCTGGAGGCTGAGCACCCTGCCAACAGCGCCAAGAACCGCTACCCTCACGTGCTGCCCT ATGACCACTCCCGGGTCAGGCTGGCCCTGCTGGACGGGAAGCCCCACTCCGACTACATCAATGCCAGCTTCATCCCG GGCTACAGCCACCCGCAGGAGTTCATCGCCACCCAGGGGCCTCTCAAGAAGACCCTGGCAGACTTCTGGAGGCTGGTGTGGGAGCAGCAGGTCCAAGTCATCGTCATGCTGACCGTGGGCATGGAGAACGGGCGG GTGCTGTGCGAGCACTACTGGCCAGCCGACTCCAGCCCCGTCACCCACGGGCCCGTCACTGTCCGCCTGCTGGCTGAGCAGCGCCAGGACGAGTGGACTGCGCGGGAGTTCCAGCTGCACCAC gctGCCCAGCGGTGGCCACGGACGGTGAAGCAGCTGCAGTTCACGACCTGGCCGGACCACAGCGTCCCCGAGGCCCCCAGCTCCCTGCTGGCCTTCGTGGAGCTGGTCCGGGAGCAGGCGAGGGCCGCCACGGGGACAGGGCCCCTCCTGGTGCACTGCAG CGCGGGCGTGGGCCGCTCGGGCACCTTCGTGGCCCTGTGGCGGCTGCTGCGGCAgctggaggaggagcaggtggTGGACGTGTTCCACGTGGTGCACGCGCTGCGCCTGCACCGGCCACTCATGATCCAGACCCCG aGCCAGTACATCTTCCTGCACAGATGCCTCCTGAGCAGGGTCCTAGAGGGGCCTCCCCGCACCTGCGCTGCTGA GGTTGCAGAGACCCACAGAGGGCACTGGGCAGCCCCAGGCACCCCCCACGTGGCCGGTGCCCCCTGCAGGCCACAGCCCATCCCTGTGAGGAACTTTGCCCGGGTGTGCGCGGAGCGGGCTGCCGATGGCAATGCGGGCTTCCTGAGGGAGCACCAG CTCCTGCTCCAGGCCCTGAAGGACGAGGCTGGCTCTGGGATGCCCCCTCCCCGGAGTGAGCAGATTGGCACGGCCTCCA ATGGCCGTTGCCAGGAGTGGTCCCCTTCGGTGGAGAGCGGCCCGGCTGGGGAGATGCTCGAAGCCTGGCTCTTCCCT GGCGGGCCCTCTGGCCGCGACCATGTGGTGCTGACCGGCCCCGCGGGGCCAgctgaactctgggagctggtgtgGGAGCATGGGGCCTGCGTGCTGGTTTCCTTGTGCCCACCGGACCCCCAGGAGAAG GAATTGTGGCCCACGGAGACGCAGCCCGTCGTCACGGATGCAGTGACTGCGCGCTGGGTGGCGGACGGCAGTGCTGCAGGCTGGCCCTGCGTCTCCCTTCATGTCACACAC AAGGCGAGCGGCAAGGAGAGGCCGGTGCGGCGGCTGCAGTTCCCATGCGGGCAGCCGGGCCAGGCGCTCCCCCCCGAGACCCTGCTGCCCTTCCTGGCCGCCGTGGACCAGTGCTGCTCCCGGGACGCCAGGCAGCCCGGCACGCTGCTCAGCCACTGCAG CAAGGGTGCGTCCCCGCTGGGCACCTTCCTGGCCCTGGAGCAGCTGCTGCAGCAGGCAGGGGCCGAGGGCAGCGTGGACATCTTCACTGTGGTCTTGCAGCAGTCGCAGGCCTGCAGCCTCATGACCCCAACGCTG GAGCAGTACGCCCACCTCTACAGCTGCCTAAACAGCGTGCTCGCGGACCGGCTGCCATGA
- the LOC101111382 gene encoding receptor-type tyrosine-protein phosphatase V-like isoform X2 gives MRLPVLSVVFLWLPGFLAKVRWALGPRRAGGCSLWCSGLPLPRGPRLICTKLGRGSSCPAPQDTGQLPRLGASAPRCPACCPRPRLWWGTDKWTAFPLPLSPTLIPPPQEGECQPPEEGPGGASGGRWRGSGGQGCLSPWPVSTLALPAPASFRAQGIGGPDDPCSPGPPLRVTVSSQGRSARLTLNWDAPGPGGPGRTLRLSRLSPRGSPEGQLLQAHTNASSFEFRDLVPGSRYQLEVTAVRPCGQNASLSLTALTAPSTVQDLQLHSSESPSSLEASWGSAPGGQDGYQLVLCHLESQTVVRNVSTSAGTLSYNFSHLLPGSEYVLEITTWAAHLQAKTSTRQWTAPVPPEQLALRALGTRALRASWYSSGGAAWLHLLLTDLLSGSNLTAGVTRGVSSHTFPCLSPGTPYTLTVSAIAGPHWAVGPSATEWTRPSTPLDLGLAPQPPGLGASWKAGPGAREGYLLRLSGPVDETLSLGPGALNVTFLGPLPSGHYALELRVLAGPYEARAQAAAWLGDAVAQRLQGSDPKLPLDGPEASKEPGSQTLPYTEGAPCLLRNVSGPPGAALVTLHRPGMLVGAGKQVDAVSPLGTATASPAGHTGAPTPQSLEVTGRDSPSTLTVGWAPAAGPLEGYRVSWHQEGGQGFPGGLVNLGPDNASLTLRDLVPGSCYTVSVWTRAGNLSSSIQRARACTLPAPPTSLSLGLAARPPALRAFWSPPVGGRDGFLLRLYRLRPPALEGQETLGPEAQAFSWARLAPGTEFLVWLATLRGPDKSSSANATGWTRPLAPALVNVTSEGATGLRAFWVHALGGRDGYRVTLYRSGVRVHSSRVGAQVDGASFSALTPGTEYEVEVVTQAGPLRAVAASATGWTPPVAPAELLVSMRAGSAVVSLAWASGPLGHGACHAQLSGAGLLSREQPLALGQARLVLRDLTPGCNLSLTVQCRAGPLQASTHPVLLPVEPDPVEDVQCQPETTRLALVWTVPAGDVDTCLVVAEQLAAGGAAQLVFRANTSRGALLLARLAPATSYRLSFSVLGRNGLWSRAVSLVCATVPEAWHPPELAASPQLEPETGMGVLIAQGMFGEEDGQIQWYGVIASTNMSLARPPREAISCTWYDHHYGGRDTYLAVLLSSPFHPGPWTRPASWLVPVGTDDCGRTHDICNGRLRPGSRYRFSVVAFSRHSPDTVIAFSAFSEPRTSPSWAVPLPVTAGTVASVLAPVLLGLLCWRRVKGQRAEKSLPSQELTAYNLWRTHRPIPAHSFQQSFEAKSAHAYQAFFQEFEELKEVGKEQPRLEAEHPANSAKNRYPHVLPYDHSRVRLALLDGKPHSDYINASFIPGYSHPQEFIATQGPLKKTLADFWRLVWEQQVQVIVMLTVGMENGRVLCEHYWPADSSPVTHGPVTVRLLAEQRQDEWTAREFQLHHAAQRWPRTVKQLQFTTWPDHSVPEAPSSLLAFVELVREQARAATGTGPLLVHCSAGVGRSGTFVALWRLLRQLEEEQVVDVFHVVHALRLHRPLMIQTPSQYIFLHRCLLSRVLEGPPRTCAAEVAETHRGHWAAPGTPHVAGAPCRPQPIPVRNFARVCAERAADGNAGFLREHQLLLQALKDEAGSGMPPPRSEQIGTASNGRCQEWSPSVESGPAGEMLEAWLFPGGPSGRDHVVLTGPAGPAELWELVWEHGACVLVSLCPPDPQEKELWPTETQPVVTDAVTARWVADGSAAGWPCVSLHVTHASGKERPVRRLQFPCGQPGQALPPETLLPFLAAVDQCCSRDARQPGTLLSHCSKGASPLGTFLALEQLLQQAGAEGSVDIFTVVLQQSQACSLMTPTLEQYAHLYSCLNSVLADRLP, from the exons ATGAGGCTCCCAGTCCTGTCTGTGGTATTCCTCTGGCTCCCAGGCTTCTTGGCCAAGGTGAGGTGGGCACTGGGGCCGCGGCGggctgggggctgctctctgtggTGCTCAGGCCTCCCGCTGCCCCGAGGGCCCCGGCTGATCTGCACGAAGTTGGGCAGAGGCAGCTCCTGCCCAGCCCCACAAGACACAGGGCAGCTGCCCCGGCTGGGGGCCTCCGCACCGAGGTGTCCTGCCTGCTGCCCTAGGCCACGCCTGTGGTGGGGGACAGACAAGTGGACAGCCTTtcctctgcccctctcccccaccctcatACCCCCTCCTCAGGAAGGCGAGTGCCAGCCCCCGGAAGAGGGTCCTGGTGGGGCAAGTGGAGGTAGGTGGCGGGGGTCGGGCGGACAGGGCTGTCTTTCCCCCTGGCCCGTCTCTACTCTGGCCCTTCCTGCCCCCGCCTCCTTTAGGGCACAGGGCATTGGGGGCCCTGACGACCCTTGCTCCCCAGGACCGCCTCTGAGGGTGACGGTCAGCAGCCAGGGCAGGTCCGCCAGGCTCACGCTGAACTGGGATGCCCCGGGGCCGGGCGGGCCCGGCCGCACCCTGCGCCTCAGCCGGCTGAGCCCCCGTGGCTCCCCTGAAGGGCAGCTGCTCCAGGCCCACACCAACGCGTCCAGCTTCGAATTCCGGGACCTGGTGCCAGGAAGTCGCTACCAGCTGGAGGTGACGGCCGTGCGCCCCTGCGGGCAGAACGCCAGCCTCAGCCTCACTGCGCTCACAG CCCCGTCCACCGTCCAGGACCTGCAGCTCCACAGCTCTGAGAGCCCATCCAGCCTGGAGGCCTCATGGGGCTctgctcctggagggcaggatgGCTACCAGCTTGTCCTCTGCCACCTGGAGTCCCAGACAGTGGTTCGCAACGTCTCCACGTCCGCCGGCACCCTGTCCTATAACTTTAGCCACCTCTTACCAGGCAGTGAGTATGTCTTGGAGATtaccacctgggcagcccaccTCCAGGCGAAGACCAGCACCCGCCAGTGGACAG CACCTGTGCCTCCAGAGCAGCTGGCGCTGCGCGCCCTGGGCACCAGGGCCCTGCGGGCCTCCTGGTACAGCTCTGGGGGGGCCGCCTGGCTGCACCTCCTGCTCACGGACCTCCTCAGTGGCTCCAACCTGACGGCGGGCGTCACACGAGGTGTCTCCAGTCACACCTTCCCGTGCCTCTCTCCTGGAACGCCCTACACGCTGACAGTTAGCGCTATCGCTGGGCCCCATTGGGCAGTGGGGCCCAGCGCCACCGAGTGGACCC GTCCCTCCACGCCCCTGGACCTGGGGCTcgctccccagcccccagggctcGGGGCCAGCTGGAAGGCAGGCCCGGGGGCCCGAGAGGGCTACCTGCTCAGGCTGAGCGGGCCCGTGGACGAGACCCTAAGTTTGGGTCCTGGGGCCCTCAATGTCACGTTCCTGGGGCCCCTGCCATCCGGACACTATGCTCTGGAGCTGAGAGTTCTGGCGGGGCCCTACGAGGCCCGGGCCCAGGCCGCTGCCTGGCTGGGTG ATGCTGTAGCCCAGCGCCTGCAGGGCAGCGATCCCAAGCTGCCCCTAGATGGGCCGGAGGCCAGCAAGGAGCCTGGGAGCCAGACACTGCCCTACACCGAGGGGGccccctgcctcctcagaaacgTCTCGGGGCCGCCTGGGGCTGCCCTGGTCACACTCCACAGGCCTGGGATGCTGGTGGGTGCTGGGAAACAGGTGGATGCTGTTTCCCCTCTGGGCACTGCCACCGCAAGCCCCGCAGGCCACACAG GGGCCCCCACGCCACAGTCACTGGAGGTCACCGGCAGGGACAGCCCTTCCACCTTGACCGTCGGCTGGGCCCCGGCAGCGGGGCCGCTGGAAGGCTACAGGGTCAGCTGGCACCAGGAGGGCGGCCAGGGCTTCCCGGGCGGTCTTGTCAACTTGGGCCCAGACAACGCCAGCCTGACGCTGCGGGATCTCGTGCCTGGCTCCTGCTACACCGTGTCTGTGTGGACTCGGGCGGGGAACCTCAGCTCCAGCATCCAAAGGGCTCGCGCCTGCACAC TCCCTGCACCGCCCACCAGCCTGAGCCTGGGCCTGGCTGCCCGGCCCCCTGCCCTGAGGGCATTCTGGAGCCCCCCTGTGGGGGGCAGGGACGGCTTCCTCCTGCGGCTGTACCGCCTGCGGCCCCCGGCTCTGGAGGGCCAGGAGACCCTGGGCCCTGAGGCGCAGGCCTTCTCCTGGGCCCGGCTGGCTCCGGGCACCGAGTTCCTGGTGTGGCTGGCCACCCTGCGGGGCCCCGACAAGAGCAGCAGTGCCAATGCCACAGGCTGGACAC GCCCCCTCGCCCCTGCCCTGGTGAACGTGACCAGTGAAGGCGCCACCGGGCTCCGGGCATTCTGGGTCCACGCGCTGGGGGGCCGGGACGGCTACCGGGTGACCCTGTACCGGTCAGGCGTCCGGGTGCACTCCAGCCGCGTCGGGGCCCAGGTGGACGGCGCCAGCTTCTCGGCTCTGACTCCGGGCACTGAGTACGAGGTGGAGGTGGTCACGCAGGCCGGGCCCCTCCGTGCGGTGGCGGCCAGTGCCACCGGCTGGACCC CCCCAGTGGCGCCCGCGGAGCTGCTGGTGTCCATGCGGGCGGGCAGTGCCGTGGTCAGCCTGGCCTGGGCCAGCGGCCCCCTGGGGCACGGAGCCTGCCACGCGCAGCTCTCAGGGGCTGGGCTCCTGTCCCGGGAGCAGCCCCTGGCCCTGGGCCAAGCCCGCCTGGTCCTGAGGGACCTCACGCCTGGATGCAACCTGTCCTTGACCGTGCAGTGCCGGGCGGGCCCCCTCCAGGCCTCCACACACCCTGTGCTGCTGCCTGTGG AGCCTGACCCGGTGGAGGACGTACAGTGCCAGCCTGAGACCACGCGCCTGGCCCTGGTCTGGACGGTGCCTGCGGGGGACGTGGACACCTGTCTGGTTGTGGCTGAGCAGCTGGCGGCGGGAGGGGCCGCCCAGCTCGTCTTCCGGGCCAACACCTCCAGGGGTGCCCTCCTCCTGGCCCGCCTGGCGCCCGCCACGTCCTACCGCCTCAGCTTCTCAGTGTTGGGCAGGAATGGCCTGTGGAGCCGGGCGGTCAGCCTGGTGTGCGCCACTGTGCCCGAGG CCTGGCATCCCCCGGAGCTGGCCGCATCCCCCCAGCTGGAGCCCGAGACGGGGATGGGTGTGCTGATCGCCCAGGGGATGTTCGGCGAGGAGGACGGGCAGATCCAGTGGTACGGGGTCATCGCCAGCACCAACATGTCGC TGGCCCGGCCTCCCCGCGAAGCCATCAGCTGCACGTGGTATGATCACCACTACGGGGGCCGCGACACCTACCTGGCCGTCCTGCTCTCCAGCCCCTTCCACCCCGGGCCCTGGACCAGGCCCGCATCCTGGCTGGTGCCCGTGGGCACAGACGACTGCGGCCGGACCCACGACATATGTAACGGGCGGCTCAGGCCGGGTTCCCGGTATCG GTTCAGCGTCGTGGCCTTTTCCAGGCACAGCCCTGACACCGTCATCGCCTTCTCGGCGTTTTCAG AGCCCCGGACCAGCCCGTCCTGGGCGGTGCCCCTCCCGGTGACAGCGGGCACTGTGGCCAGCGTGCTCGCCCCGGTCTTGCTGGGCCTGCTGTGCTGGAGGCGCGTGAAGGGGCAAAG GGCGGAGAAGAGCCTGCCCTCCCAGGAGCTGACGGCTTACAACCTGTG GCGGACCCACCGGCCCATCCCCGCGCACAGCTTCCAGCAGAGCTTTGAGGCCAAGAGTGCCCACGCCTACCAGGCCTTCTTTCAGGAGTTTGAG GAGTTGAAGGAGGTGGGCAAGGAGCAGCCGAGGCTGGAGGCTGAGCACCCTGCCAACAGCGCCAAGAACCGCTACCCTCACGTGCTGCCCT ATGACCACTCCCGGGTCAGGCTGGCCCTGCTGGACGGGAAGCCCCACTCCGACTACATCAATGCCAGCTTCATCCCG GGCTACAGCCACCCGCAGGAGTTCATCGCCACCCAGGGGCCTCTCAAGAAGACCCTGGCAGACTTCTGGAGGCTGGTGTGGGAGCAGCAGGTCCAAGTCATCGTCATGCTGACCGTGGGCATGGAGAACGGGCGG GTGCTGTGCGAGCACTACTGGCCAGCCGACTCCAGCCCCGTCACCCACGGGCCCGTCACTGTCCGCCTGCTGGCTGAGCAGCGCCAGGACGAGTGGACTGCGCGGGAGTTCCAGCTGCACCAC gctGCCCAGCGGTGGCCACGGACGGTGAAGCAGCTGCAGTTCACGACCTGGCCGGACCACAGCGTCCCCGAGGCCCCCAGCTCCCTGCTGGCCTTCGTGGAGCTGGTCCGGGAGCAGGCGAGGGCCGCCACGGGGACAGGGCCCCTCCTGGTGCACTGCAG CGCGGGCGTGGGCCGCTCGGGCACCTTCGTGGCCCTGTGGCGGCTGCTGCGGCAgctggaggaggagcaggtggTGGACGTGTTCCACGTGGTGCACGCGCTGCGCCTGCACCGGCCACTCATGATCCAGACCCCG aGCCAGTACATCTTCCTGCACAGATGCCTCCTGAGCAGGGTCCTAGAGGGGCCTCCCCGCACCTGCGCTGCTGA GGTTGCAGAGACCCACAGAGGGCACTGGGCAGCCCCAGGCACCCCCCACGTGGCCGGTGCCCCCTGCAGGCCACAGCCCATCCCTGTGAGGAACTTTGCCCGGGTGTGCGCGGAGCGGGCTGCCGATGGCAATGCGGGCTTCCTGAGGGAGCACCAG CTCCTGCTCCAGGCCCTGAAGGACGAGGCTGGCTCTGGGATGCCCCCTCCCCGGAGTGAGCAGATTGGCACGGCCTCCA ATGGCCGTTGCCAGGAGTGGTCCCCTTCGGTGGAGAGCGGCCCGGCTGGGGAGATGCTCGAAGCCTGGCTCTTCCCT GGCGGGCCCTCTGGCCGCGACCATGTGGTGCTGACCGGCCCCGCGGGGCCAgctgaactctgggagctggtgtgGGAGCATGGGGCCTGCGTGCTGGTTTCCTTGTGCCCACCGGACCCCCAGGAGAAG GAATTGTGGCCCACGGAGACGCAGCCCGTCGTCACGGATGCAGTGACTGCGCGCTGGGTGGCGGACGGCAGTGCTGCAGGCTGGCCCTGCGTCTCCCTTCATGTCACACAC GCGAGCGGCAAGGAGAGGCCGGTGCGGCGGCTGCAGTTCCCATGCGGGCAGCCGGGCCAGGCGCTCCCCCCCGAGACCCTGCTGCCCTTCCTGGCCGCCGTGGACCAGTGCTGCTCCCGGGACGCCAGGCAGCCCGGCACGCTGCTCAGCCACTGCAG CAAGGGTGCGTCCCCGCTGGGCACCTTCCTGGCCCTGGAGCAGCTGCTGCAGCAGGCAGGGGCCGAGGGCAGCGTGGACATCTTCACTGTGGTCTTGCAGCAGTCGCAGGCCTGCAGCCTCATGACCCCAACGCTG GAGCAGTACGCCCACCTCTACAGCTGCCTAAACAGCGTGCTCGCGGACCGGCTGCCATGA